In Daucus carota subsp. sativus chromosome 4, DH1 v3.0, whole genome shotgun sequence, one DNA window encodes the following:
- the LOC108203476 gene encoding uncharacterized protein LOC108203476 yields the protein MHGFFKGEKRLCQGDPLSPYLFTLVMRVLSLMIKRRIEEEGNFRFHPKCAKQGITHLSFVDDLFLFSDADPYSVQILKDALDEFGRCSGLWLNRDKSTLYFGNVAPENRSLIQSILEFNVAFLPVRYLGVPLISTRLWVNDLTKHVEKLIGSFIWGGRDVAKGKAKVAWKDVCLPKHEGGLVLKSLRCWNKALMSYHIWNIVSNNSSLWVKWVHEYRIKGRSFWDIKKAWDSSWCWRNILEPFSNFCTHRDITEMWSNKLAKVAKFVVDGLWEWPPGILQNIHHLQEVLPRLSDDHDRVIWISRQGRQKDFSVNQVWDDLRPGASIVE from the exons ATGCATGGATTTTTTAAGGGTGAGAAACGCCTCTGTCAAGGTGATCCATTGTCCCCGTATTTATTTACGTTGGTTATGCGTGTGCTTTCTTTGATGATTAAGAGAAGAATAGAAGAGGAGGGAAATTTCAGATTTCATCCGAAATGTGCTAAGCAGGGTATTACTCATCTTTCTTTTGTAGATGACTTATTTCTTTTTAGTGATGCGGATCCTTATTCTGTTCAGATTTTGAAGGATGCTTTAGATGAATTTGGGAGGTGCTCAGGTTTGTGGCTGAATAGAGATAAAAGTACTCTTTATTTCGGCAATGTTGCTCCTGAAAATAGATCTTTGATTCAGAGTATTCTTGAGTTTAATGTGGCATTCCTTCCGGTTCGTTATTTGGGGGTGCCTTTGATCTCCACTAGACTTTGGGTTAATGATT TAACAAAGCATGTAGAAAAATTGATTGGTAGTTTTATTTGGGGAGGTCGAGATGTAGCGAAGGGAAAAGCCAAAGTGGCCTGGAAAGATGTCTGTTTGCCGAAGCATGAAGGAGGGCTTGTCCTTAAGTCTTTGAGATGCTGGAATAAAGCGTTAATGTCCTATCACATATGGAACATTGTTTCGAATAATTCCTCTTTATGGGTTAAATGGGTTCATGAGTATCGTATTAAGGGGAGAAGCTTTTGGGATATCAAAAAAGCCTGGGATTCTTCTTGGTGTTGGAGGAATATTTTGGAG CCATTTTCGAACTTCTGTACTCATAGAGATATCACTGAGATGTGGTCTAATAAATTAGCAAAAGTTGCTAAGTTTGTTGTTGACGGGTTATGGGAATGGCCTCCTGGAATTTTGCAGAATATTCATCATCTGCAGGAGGTTCTTCCCAGGTTGTCGGATGATCATGACAGAGTTATATGGATTTCAAGGCAGGGGAGGCAGAAGGATTTTTCGGTGAACCAAGTATGGGATGATTTGAGGCCGGGAGCTTCTATTGTTGAGTGA